A single genomic interval of Neisseria leonii harbors:
- a CDS encoding GIY-YIG nuclease family protein yields MDGIRQNGGAAETGTWSVYLLLCTNSALYCGISNAPARRFAAHLSGKGARFTRMHKPLAMRLAASNLSRSAAARMEAHIKTWPRTRKETLWHSLPDFPVGTGQPAS; encoded by the coding sequence ATGGACGGAATACGGCAAAACGGCGGCGCGGCCGAAACCGGCACATGGAGCGTTTATCTGCTGCTGTGCACCAACAGCGCACTTTACTGCGGCATCAGCAATGCGCCCGCGCGGCGGTTTGCCGCCCACTTATCCGGCAAAGGTGCGCGGTTTACCCGTATGCACAAGCCGCTGGCGATGCGTCTGGCCGCTTCGAACCTTTCCCGTTCGGCCGCCGCGCGCATGGAGGCGCATATCAAAACCTGGCCGAGAACGCGCAAAGAAACCTTGTGGCACAGCCTGCCCGATTTTCCCGTCGGCACCGGCCAGCCTGCTTCATGA
- the efeB gene encoding iron uptake transporter deferrochelatase/peroxidase subunit — MTDSNAPEQPARRTLLKTALAAGAAGAASATGGWVLGRRQGAAVQAGVQAQHSAQSYPCYGTHQAGITTPHQPFGIMTAFDTVAADVADLERLFRIITARIEFLTQGGELIDGDAKLPPAGSGILGKTVPPDGLTVTLGVGASLFDGRFGLSGKKPRHLQEMTDFSNDRLQAAWCDGDISLQICAFSPETCQNALRDIIKHTARLLVPRWSMEGFLPKSAPGAAARNLFGFRDGTANPDVADPDTAKRVLWTGVAENSLDEPAWTKNGSYQAVRLIRQFVEFWDRTPLQEQEAIFGRNKYSGAPLGRKKEHDTPDYADHPESGTIPDDSHIRMANPRSPQFMRKHLLFRRPFNYSRGLAKSGQLDVGLMFICYQANLADGFIFVQKLLDFEPLEEYISPFGGGYFFILPGVEKGGFFGQGLLAA; from the coding sequence ATGACCGATTCAAACGCGCCCGAGCAACCTGCCAGGCGTACCCTGTTGAAAACCGCGCTGGCCGCCGGTGCGGCCGGTGCTGCATCGGCAACAGGCGGCTGGGTTTTGGGGCGGCGGCAGGGCGCAGCTGTGCAGGCGGGCGTGCAGGCGCAACATTCCGCACAATCCTATCCCTGCTACGGCACGCATCAGGCCGGCATCACCACGCCGCACCAGCCGTTCGGCATCATGACTGCATTCGATACCGTTGCTGCCGATGTCGCAGATTTGGAACGGTTGTTCCGCATCATCACCGCACGCATCGAATTTCTCACCCAAGGCGGCGAACTCATCGACGGCGATGCCAAACTGCCGCCCGCAGGCAGCGGCATACTGGGCAAAACCGTTCCGCCCGACGGGCTGACGGTCACACTGGGCGTGGGTGCGAGCCTGTTTGACGGCCGTTTCGGCCTGTCCGGCAAAAAGCCCAGACATTTGCAGGAAATGACAGATTTCTCCAACGACCGTCTGCAAGCGGCCTGGTGCGACGGCGACATCAGCCTGCAAATCTGTGCCTTCTCGCCCGAAACCTGCCAAAACGCCCTGCGCGACATTATCAAACACACTGCCCGCCTGCTGGTTCCCCGTTGGAGCATGGAGGGCTTTCTGCCCAAAAGCGCGCCGGGTGCGGCCGCACGCAACCTGTTCGGCTTCCGCGACGGCACTGCCAATCCCGATGTTGCCGATCCCGATACGGCCAAACGTGTTTTGTGGACGGGCGTGGCGGAAAACAGTCTGGACGAACCGGCATGGACCAAAAACGGCAGCTATCAGGCCGTGCGCCTGATCCGTCAGTTTGTAGAGTTTTGGGACAGAACGCCGCTACAGGAACAGGAAGCCATTTTCGGGCGCAATAAATACAGCGGTGCCCCTTTAGGCAGAAAAAAAGAGCATGATACGCCCGATTATGCCGATCACCCCGAAAGCGGCACCATTCCGGATGACAGCCATATCCGTATGGCCAATCCGCGTTCGCCGCAATTCATGCGCAAACACCTGCTGTTCAGACGACCGTTCAACTACTCGCGCGGTTTGGCCAAAAGCGGCCAGCTCGATGTCGGGCTGATGTTTATCTGTTATCAGGCCAATTTGGCCGACGGTTTTATTTTTGTGCAGAAACTGCTGGATTTCGAGCCGCTGGAAGAATACATCAGCCCGTTCGGCGGCGGTTATTTCTTTATCCTGCCGGGGGTGGAAAAAGGCGGCTTTTTCGGGCAGGGGCTGCTGGCGGCCTGA
- the purB gene encoding adenylosuccinate lyase, whose product MINPIAALSPLDGRYGRAVEALRPIFSEYGLMKARVKVELEWLKALAAEPKIAEVPPFSDFTLAEIDEVIAGFSLDDAAAVKAIEATTNHDVKAVEYWLKERFAGVPEVLAVSEFIHFACTSEDINNLSHALMLKEARETVLLPKLAEISAKLTGMAHDLAAVPMMSRTHGQPATPTTLGKEIANVVYRLQRQTGQLAAQQFLGKINGAVGNYNAHMAAYPDVDWEAHCQKFVEHSLGLTFNPYTIQIEPHDYMAELFQTLSRINTILIDFNRDVWGYISLGYFKQKVKAGEVGSSTMPHKVNPIDFENSEGNLGMANAVLAFLAEKLPVSRWQRDLTDSTVLRNMGVAAGYTVLGWTAHLRGLDKLEANPAALAADLDATWELLAEPIQTVMRRYGVENPYEKLKDLTRGKDGISPEVLKLFINDLAIPDEAKQQLAALTPALYVGKAEALARRIG is encoded by the coding sequence ATGATCAATCCGATTGCCGCACTCTCGCCGCTGGACGGCCGCTACGGCCGGGCCGTTGAAGCATTGCGCCCGATTTTTTCCGAATACGGCCTGATGAAGGCGCGCGTAAAAGTGGAACTCGAATGGCTCAAAGCACTGGCTGCCGAGCCGAAAATTGCCGAAGTGCCGCCGTTCAGCGATTTTACGCTGGCGGAAATCGATGAAGTGATTGCCGGTTTTTCCTTAGACGATGCCGCCGCAGTCAAAGCCATCGAAGCGACGACCAACCACGATGTGAAAGCCGTCGAATACTGGCTCAAAGAACGTTTCGCCGGTGTGCCCGAAGTGCTGGCGGTCAGCGAATTTATCCACTTTGCCTGTACCTCCGAAGACATCAACAATCTGTCGCACGCCCTGATGCTCAAAGAAGCGCGCGAAACCGTGCTGCTGCCCAAGCTGGCCGAAATCTCGGCCAAATTAACCGGCATGGCGCATGATTTGGCCGCCGTGCCGATGATGAGCCGCACCCACGGCCAACCGGCCACGCCGACCACTCTGGGCAAGGAAATCGCCAACGTGGTGTACCGTCTGCAACGCCAGACCGGCCAACTGGCCGCACAGCAGTTCTTGGGCAAAATCAACGGCGCGGTGGGCAACTACAACGCCCACATGGCCGCCTATCCCGATGTCGATTGGGAAGCGCACTGCCAAAAATTTGTCGAACATTCGCTGGGGCTGACCTTCAATCCCTACACAATTCAGATCGAGCCGCACGACTATATGGCCGAGCTGTTCCAAACGCTTTCGCGCATCAACACCATTCTGATCGATTTCAACCGCGATGTCTGGGGCTATATTTCGCTGGGCTATTTCAAGCAGAAAGTCAAAGCTGGCGAAGTGGGCAGTTCCACCATGCCGCACAAAGTCAACCCCATCGATTTTGAAAACTCCGAAGGCAATCTGGGCATGGCCAACGCCGTATTGGCCTTTTTGGCCGAGAAACTGCCCGTTTCGCGCTGGCAGCGCGATCTGACCGACAGCACCGTCCTGCGCAATATGGGCGTGGCTGCGGGCTATACCGTCTTGGGTTGGACGGCGCACCTGCGCGGCCTGGACAAACTGGAAGCCAACCCCGCCGCGCTGGCCGCCGATTTGGACGCCACTTGGGAACTTCTGGCCGAGCCGATTCAGACCGTGATGCGCCGCTACGGTGTGGAAAACCCGTATGAAAAACTGAAAGACCTCACACGCGGCAAGGACGGCATTTCGCCCGAAGTGCTGAAACTCTTTATCAACGATTTGGCCATTCCCGACGAAGCCAAACAGCAGCTGGCCGCGCTGACCCCCGCGCTGTATGTGGGCAAAGCCGAAGCATTGGCGCGCCGCATCGGATAA